The region GCATCAGCGCTATTACCACCCGCACGCTGGGAACGGCCGGTGCGGTCAATGTGCCGGTGACGGTAGCGGGTGTGACGGTGCACCCCGGCGATCTGGCGATCGGCGATGACGACGGGGTGTTTATCCTCCGTCGGGCGACCGCCAGCGACTGGCTGGAGAAGGCGTTACACAAGGAACAGGCGGATGCTGAGCGGCGGGAAGCGCTGTGGCAAAAATTACCGGGGCTTTCTGATATTGGTGTAAACAAAAAACCTGCCGAAGCAGGTTTTAGATAAGGTTAGCGAATGGATGAAATCCGCTCTAACGCTGCCTGAGCAAGGAACCCTGAGCGGCTCTTAAATTCCGGGTTACTCGCTACGCAACGGTCAATACGGTCAATCAGCGATTTCGGCAACGTGACATTAATTTTCTCTGCCCCACCCATCAGCCGGGTGACATCGATATCAACAACAGCCCAGGTGTAACCGGTGTACTCCGGTGCTTTCGCCAGCGTTCCGACTGATGACACAGCAGGAATATCCTGACCCATCTCGATCAGCAGCTCGATATGGCCGGTGATCGCGTCTTTGGCATTGGCGATGGCCTCATCAAGCGTATCACCTGCGGAGAAACAGCCCGGCAGATCCGGCACTGTCACGCCGTAGGCATGAGTATCGTCGCCTGCTTCAATTGCAATGGGATAAAACATAATTCAGCCTCTTTGAGTAAGCAGGGATCATATTCCCGCTTGTTTCCTGATGCTTTTTACCGTACCTATCGGTAAATCCTTCTTCGGGTGTGGGATGGTCACTAATCCCGGTTTGGTTGGGTGGGTAAAATGGTGATGACTGCCGTTAACCCTTACCAGTTCCCATCCATCGGCCTTGATTTCTGCTATTAGCGTCCTGCTGTCCATCCTTAAACCCCGTAACCTGACCATGAAGTAAAAATAACCCTAATAACCCTGAAAAGCAATTGTATAGAGTTATTAGGGTTATTTTTCTCTTCGTCTCAGATGTAGCCTTATGGCCTGATTGCTCTAATATCCAGTGTATGAAAGGTTCCTGTAGTGCTATACGTGAGGGTTGCCCCGTGCGCTCAGAATTTTTTCGGCACTTTATAACCAGAAGTAAATGTTAAATTATTTTAATGATTTTTTGCGCTATCGCTTGAAAAGGCTCTTTGGGAAAACCATATAAAACGTGCGCGATTGGTGCGGCATTTTGAGGAAAGCCGAATGGCTTCATTAGATTTATATATGGGGAATTATTACGATTTTACTTCGGACGAAATTGATCGTGTTGTTCCAAACACTGCTGGAAACTACGCCTTAGGGTATATCAGTGGCAATCAATTTATAGTGCGGTATGTTGGTCGCTCTGATAGTGATGTAAATCAACGGCTAAAAAGCCATATTGGTAAGCACCCTTTATGTACGCATTTCAAGTTTTCGACGGCCTCGTCACCCAAAGCTGCATTCGAAAAGGAATGTCAGAACTGGCATGATTTTAATCCACCAGAAAATCAGATTCACCCGGATCGCGCTAGCAATAGTAAAAACTGGAAATGTCCTCGTTGTAATGTTTTTGATGAAAAATAAGCCGGACATAGGGCCATGCTTACATGGCCTTTGCTAGCTATTTATTCAATGCCTCCACTTCCTGCGGGAGGCATATCTCAGTCATTCATCCATAGATGCTCTGTGCACCGGATGCATCTAACAGTAGCGGCAACATTTTCCTGTTGCCGTTCTGGTCGAACGCGGTACAGACATCCGTCAGATTGTGAAACGTATAGCTGACCAGCGAAGGCTAGTGTGTGCTCCAACGTCAGCCGCTGGATCTCGATATTACTGATATCCCAGCCTGTTTAGCGGGCGAAATCGGCAATACTAACTAACGCCGCACTCGCCCGGTTTTTCATCCGCCACCTTAGCTATTCCACATCCTGCACGACGGCATCGGTTATCACCGGTGTGCATTGACAATCAACCTGTTGTTCCCACCACGCCGGCGTCGCCGTCGGCGTCCCCAGTGTGACGACTTCCCCCAGCATCGGCATGATGATCGGCAACTGCCGCTCTCGCGCCAGCCGGCTGCTGCTGCGCACCGGGTCGGCCCAGTCGTGGAAGGCCAGCGCGAACATCCCCCAGTGGATCGGCATAAACAGGCGGGCGCGTACGTCCTGCGCCGCTTGCACGGTCTGTTCCGGGTGCATGTGTGAGTCCGGCCAGCGTTCGTTGTACTGGCCGTTTTCCATAAATGCTAGATCAAACGGGCCGAAGCGCTCGCCGATATCGCGGAAGTGCTCGCCATAGCCGGAATCGCCGCTGAAAAAAATACGCTCCCGTTGCCCCTGAATCACCCAGGACGCCCACAGCGTGGTGTTGCGGCCGGACAGGCTACGGCCGGAAAAATGGTGCGACGGCGTAGCGGTAAACGTGATGCCGTTAAGCGTATGGGACTGATACCAGTCCAGCTCCTGAATCCGTTCCGCTTCAATGCCCCATTTTTTCAGGTGTTCACCCACTTTAAGCGGGGCGATAAAGCGGGTCGCGGTGTCGCGGAAAGCACGAATGGTCTGCTCGTCGAGGTGGTCGTAGTGATCGTGCGACAGCAGGATGATGTCGATATCCGGCAGTGCCTCGCGCGTCAGCGCCGGCGGTTGAAAGCGGCGGAACATAAAGCTGAATGGCGACACGCTGGCGGAAAACACCGGGTCGATCAGGATACGGGTATCATCCAGATTGAGCAGTAGGGTCGAGTGCCCGAACCAGATAAATTTGAGGCGTTCATCAGCGGCAAGAAACGCATTGAGGTCGGGGGATATCACCGGTAGCCGTGTGTCCGGTACGCGCCCTTTGCGCTGAAAACCAAGCCGCCAAATCAACGACAGGCTTTGCCACAGGTTCATCCGCGGTGCGGCTGACGGGCGCAGGTTGAAAAAACGCCCGGTTTCGGGGGAGTAGTGCTTCGGGTGCAGGTCCGCCATAAGGTCTCCGGATCGGTGTCACAGAACGGTGACTACAGGTTATATCAGCGTATGCGTATTGATGTGGTGCCAAAAGCGGCAGGATTCAAGGCGCGGCCGACATTTTTGCCCGGTTTTCAATGCAAGGCCGCCCACCTGCGGTTAGCGGCGAAACCCGGCTGTTGACGATATGTTGCAAAATCGCGTCAGGCAGGTGTATTCAGCTTCTGGCTGAACGTTTGGATTGTTACGCATTCGTGGCGATAGGTTACCGACATGAGTCAATGCTGGTGGGGCGTGATAAGAGGAGAGGCTTTACTGCCGAAATAACCAAGGGTGGAACCGCGCTAATATGTCGATTAAATAAGCATATTTATCGTTATGTATTTAATTACATAACGAAAATCCACCTGCCAATACCCATAAAGGGGGTGAATGTACTATTAAAACCGTAATTTTTGATTTTGCTCAAAATCTCCTCGTGGCGTGTTGTTAGATTTCCCGCAACAAAAAAAATACATAAATTCTATAGGGAAAAGCATGCAAGTTAATCGAAGGGGCTTTTTTAAAGTCTGTGCCGGGGGAATGGCTGGGACTACACTCGCTGTTTTAGGATTTACACCAACGGAAGCTATGGCCTCGGTCCGTCAGTACAAGCTGCTGCGGGCGAAAGAAACGCGTAATAACTGCACTTACTGTTCCGTCGGTTGCGGGCTGCTGATGTACAGCCTGGGCGATGGGGCAAAGAACGCCAAACCCGCCATCTTTCACATCGAAGGGGACCCGGATCACCCGGTCAGTCGCGGCTCTTTATGCCCGAAAGGCGCCGGTCTGGTGGACTACATCCACAGCGAAGGCCGCCTGAAATTCCCGCAATACCGTGCGCCCGGTTCGGATAAATGGCAGCGCATCGGCTGGGATGACGCCATTGACCGCATCGCCCGCCTGATGAAAAAAGACCGTGACGCCAATTTCGAGCGCCTCAACGCCAAAGGCGCGCTGGTCAACCGCTGGCTGACCACCGGGATGCTGTGCTCTTCCGCCGCCAGTAATGAAACCGGCATTCTCGACCAGAAGTTCGCCCGTTCACTGGGGATGGTCGCCATCGATTGTCAGGCGC is a window of Dickeya solani IPO 2222 DNA encoding:
- a CDS encoding type II toxin-antitoxin system HicA family toxin, which translates into the protein MDSRTLIAEIKADGWELVRVNGSHHHFTHPTKPGLVTIPHPKKDLPIGTVKSIRKQAGI
- a CDS encoding MBL fold metallo-hydrolase, translating into MADLHPKHYSPETGRFFNLRPSAAPRMNLWQSLSLIWRLGFQRKGRVPDTRLPVISPDLNAFLAADERLKFIWFGHSTLLLNLDDTRILIDPVFSASVSPFSFMFRRFQPPALTREALPDIDIILLSHDHYDHLDEQTIRAFRDTATRFIAPLKVGEHLKKWGIEAERIQELDWYQSHTLNGITFTATPSHHFSGRSLSGRNTTLWASWVIQGQRERIFFSGDSGYGEHFRDIGERFGPFDLAFMENGQYNERWPDSHMHPEQTVQAAQDVRARLFMPIHWGMFALAFHDWADPVRSSSRLARERQLPIIMPMLGEVVTLGTPTATPAWWEQQVDCQCTPVITDAVVQDVE
- a CDS encoding type II toxin-antitoxin system HicB family antitoxin, with protein sequence MFYPIAIEAGDDTHAYGVTVPDLPGCFSAGDTLDEAIANAKDAITGHIELLIEMGQDIPAVSSVGTLAKAPEYTGYTWAVVDIDVTRLMGGAEKINVTLPKSLIDRIDRCVASNPEFKSRSGFLAQAALERISSIR